The following proteins come from a genomic window of Winogradskyella sp. PC-19:
- the gldM gene encoding gliding motility protein GldM: MAGGKQSARQKMINLMYLVFIAMIAMTMDKEVLSAFSSMDAKFESTNAFTAKANENLLKGLEQKAEEKAEFKLPAVKAEQIKAISDKFNTYIGGLKQDILKGGNYELVNGQLPAEKMDKGDYLDEKWFTGDRLTKVGQKVMETFKKYKADIKAVLGDDVTYETAVENFDKRFDFSDVKPEEGAKLSYLDYNFQGFPAVASYAKLTSIQNDVKTTEANLYNVFLGNSLEEAITLKNYQAIVIPDKNAFYSGEKFSGKVVLGKYANVTPVKLNINGNEVSLSKEGAIDSLGNARLDFTTGNVGENEVKGTFTFMEKGEELPIEFTGNYVVVPRPNSATIAADKMNVVYRGVVNPMTISFAGVPDNRVVANAAGLTKKSNGKYDMRPAGGREVTINVTGTLDDGKKVSDKKTFRIKDLPKPIGAFNGQVGNAKLPRNNVEIGKLSADFGDDFDFKLPLNVQSFTMKVPGKPSVNCTGNRLNSAAKTALRSARRGDIVQFINIKAKASGSSIRIKTVTPVVIELAN; this comes from the coding sequence ATGGCAGGAGGAAAACAATCTGCAAGGCAGAAAATGATTAACTTAATGTACTTAGTTTTTATTGCAATGATTGCAATGACTATGGACAAAGAAGTACTATCGGCATTTAGTTCGATGGATGCTAAGTTCGAATCTACAAATGCTTTTACAGCAAAAGCAAATGAAAATTTACTTAAAGGGTTAGAACAAAAAGCTGAAGAAAAAGCTGAATTTAAATTACCTGCAGTAAAAGCAGAACAAATTAAAGCGATTTCCGATAAGTTTAATACTTATATCGGAGGTCTTAAGCAAGACATTCTCAAAGGTGGTAACTATGAGCTAGTTAATGGCCAATTACCAGCGGAGAAAATGGATAAAGGAGATTACTTAGATGAAAAATGGTTTACGGGTGACCGTTTAACTAAAGTCGGTCAGAAAGTAATGGAAACATTCAAAAAGTACAAGGCTGATATAAAAGCAGTACTTGGTGATGATGTTACATATGAAACTGCAGTTGAAAACTTTGATAAACGTTTCGATTTTAGCGACGTTAAACCAGAAGAAGGCGCTAAATTGAGTTATTTAGATTATAACTTCCAAGGGTTTCCAGCTGTAGCATCTTATGCAAAGTTAACATCTATTCAGAATGATGTAAAGACTACAGAAGCTAACTTGTATAATGTATTTTTAGGAAATTCATTAGAAGAAGCAATTACACTTAAAAATTATCAAGCCATTGTTATACCAGATAAGAATGCTTTCTATTCGGGAGAAAAGTTTAGCGGAAAAGTTGTATTAGGTAAATATGCTAATGTAACACCTGTAAAATTAAATATCAATGGAAATGAAGTGTCTTTATCAAAAGAAGGAGCAATCGATTCTTTAGGAAATGCAAGATTAGATTTTACAACAGGTAATGTAGGTGAAAATGAAGTAAAGGGTACGTTTACTTTCATGGAAAAAGGAGAGGAATTACCAATTGAATTTACAGGAAACTATGTTGTAGTACCAAGACCAAATTCTGCAACTATTGCGGCTGATAAGATGAATGTTGTTTACCGAGGAGTAGTTAACCCAATGACGATTTCTTTTGCTGGTGTACCAGATAATAGAGTTGTAGCTAATGCAGCAGGTTTAACTAAGAAATCTAACGGTAAATACGACATGAGACCAGCAGGTGGTCGTGAAGTAACAATAAACGTTACAGGTACATTAGATGATGGAAAAAAAGTTTCAGATAAGAAAACTTTTAGAATTAAAGATTTACCAAAACCAATAGGTGCATTTAATGGTCAAGTAGGTAATGCTAAATTACCAAGAAACAATGTTGAGATAGGTAAACTATCTGCTGATTTCGGAGATGATTTTGACTTTAAATTACCATTAAATGTACAATCATTCACAATGAAAGTACCAGGTAAACCTTCTGTAAATTGTACAGGTAACAGATTGAACTCTGCAGCTAAAACTGCATTAAGATCTGCTAGAAGAGGTGATATCGTACAGTTTATCAATATTAAAGCTAAGGCATCTGGTAGTTCTATTAGAATTAAAACAGTAACGCCAGTTGTTATTGAGCTAGCAAACTAA
- a CDS encoding DUF983 domain-containing protein, whose translation MIGKGNKIYSILFGVCPKCHKESMYVDKNPYHISDVLKINDHCSHCHTRYRMEPSFFYGSMYVSYGVGIAFAVVAFIISFVLLDSSLVTAFIAIVATLIAFMPIIMRLSRNIWINLFMSYDKSLGNK comes from the coding sequence ATGATTGGTAAAGGAAATAAGATTTATAGTATTTTGTTTGGTGTCTGTCCAAAATGCCATAAAGAATCAATGTATGTCGACAAGAATCCATACCACATTAGTGATGTTCTAAAAATTAATGACCATTGCTCTCATTGTCATACCAGATACCGAATGGAGCCTTCGTTTTTTTATGGTTCTATGTATGTTAGTTATGGCGTTGGTATTGCTTTTGCGGTTGTAGCATTTATTATAAGTTTTGTATTGTTAGACTCTTCTTTAGTCACAGCTTTTATTGCAATCGTAGCAACATTAATTGCATTTATGCCTATAATTATGAGATTATCTCGTAATATTTGGATTAACCTATTTATGAGTTATGATAAATCTTTAGGAAACAAATAA
- a CDS encoding NAD(P)/FAD-dependent oxidoreductase gives MKNVDYIIVGCGLAGIAFSEVLKSNSKSFIVYDDASQQSSMVAAGLYNPVILKRFTEVWKAKIQLDIALPSYAKIEKELGVELDYQHPIYRRFSSIEEQNLWFTASDKPSLEPFLSTEIKKNKNQYIDASFGLGEVLHGGRIDTAHLISAYKKDLKSKGLLIEEEFDYKALDISETRLSYKDIEAKHIIFAEGYGVKHNPYFNHIPLNGTKGEVLTIKAPDLKLDTAIKSSVFIISIGNDFYKVGSTYKWKDKTNTPTEAAKQELLTKLKKFITCDFEVVDHQAGIRPTVGDRRPIVGNHPKIDNLYVLNGLGSRGVMIGPYVAQKLFNLIENNIELDNEINIKRFKKI, from the coding sequence ATGAAAAACGTAGATTACATAATAGTTGGTTGTGGTTTGGCTGGTATTGCCTTTTCAGAAGTTCTAAAATCAAATTCTAAATCCTTTATAGTTTATGATGATGCCTCTCAGCAATCATCAATGGTGGCTGCCGGTTTATATAATCCAGTTATTTTAAAACGTTTTACCGAAGTTTGGAAAGCAAAAATACAACTGGATATTGCATTACCTAGCTATGCAAAAATTGAAAAAGAATTAGGTGTAGAGTTAGATTATCAGCATCCTATTTACAGACGTTTCAGTTCTATTGAAGAACAAAATTTATGGTTTACAGCTTCAGATAAACCATCATTAGAACCTTTTTTGTCAACTGAAATAAAAAAAAATAAAAACCAATATATCGATGCATCTTTTGGTTTGGGAGAAGTATTACATGGTGGACGTATTGATACTGCGCATTTAATTTCTGCTTACAAAAAAGACCTTAAATCTAAAGGTTTATTAATAGAAGAAGAGTTTGATTATAAAGCTCTAGATATTTCAGAAACCAGACTATCTTATAAGGATATTGAGGCCAAGCATATCATTTTTGCAGAAGGCTATGGCGTAAAGCACAATCCGTATTTTAATCATATCCCATTAAATGGAACTAAAGGCGAAGTATTAACAATAAAAGCCCCAGATTTAAAATTAGATACCGCTATTAAATCCTCTGTGTTTATAATTTCTATAGGCAACGATTTCTATAAAGTAGGTTCGACTTACAAATGGAAAGACAAAACGAATACTCCAACAGAGGCTGCTAAACAAGAACTTTTGACGAAATTAAAGAAGTTTATAACCTGTGATTTTGAAGTAGTAGACCATCAAGCTGGAATTAGACCAACAGTTGGTGATAGAAGACCAATCGTAGGCAATCATCCTAAAATTGATAATTTGTACGTTCTAAATGGTTTGGGTTCTCGTGGTGTTATGATTGGACCTTATGTGGCACAAAAGCTTTTCAATCTTATTGAAAATAATATAGAACTCGATAATGAGATTAATATTAAACGCTTCAAGAAAATTTAA
- the gldN gene encoding gliding motility protein GldN produces the protein MKNIKQLLLTTLGVLTFSGVFAQANILNAKIPEEIGVKTEEQLLLDNDEPLEYGYVDDRDRLYSKMTWEKVVLDERVNFPLYYPVDTNNIGPDRRSLFHVLWNSVKSGDIPKVYADSYFSQERTFEELKQSMQKIDTLDIGFDQFNADGYVDPEYITQRDIEAYDIKAYLLKGLWYFDKRQGEMKYRLLGVGPAAPDVNFIDSDDEANNEPIPLFWVFYPEARGILHEAKAFNNKNSAMPISFDHILNSRRFNGYMYKEENVYGDREVKDYIKDNALMQLMESQRIKDKIRNFEQDMWNY, from the coding sequence ATGAAGAATATAAAGCAATTATTATTAACAACTCTAGGAGTACTTACTTTCAGTGGTGTGTTTGCACAAGCAAATATTCTAAATGCAAAGATTCCTGAAGAAATCGGAGTAAAGACTGAAGAGCAGTTGCTTTTAGATAATGATGAGCCATTAGAGTATGGTTACGTAGACGATAGAGACCGTTTATATTCTAAGATGACTTGGGAAAAAGTTGTATTGGATGAGCGTGTTAACTTTCCGTTGTATTATCCTGTAGATACAAATAATATTGGCCCAGACCGACGTTCTTTGTTTCATGTATTATGGAACTCAGTAAAGTCTGGTGATATACCAAAAGTATATGCAGATTCTTATTTTTCACAAGAACGTACATTCGAGGAGTTAAAACAGTCAATGCAAAAAATCGATACTTTAGATATAGGTTTTGATCAATTCAATGCTGATGGCTATGTAGACCCAGAATATATTACTCAAAGAGATATTGAAGCTTACGATATTAAGGCATATTTATTAAAAGGACTTTGGTACTTTGATAAGCGTCAAGGAGAAATGAAATACCGCCTTTTAGGTGTAGGTCCAGCAGCTCCAGATGTTAACTTTATTGACTCTGACGATGAGGCTAACAACGAACCTATTCCATTATTTTGGGTGTTTTACCCAGAGGCTAGAGGTATCTTGCATGAGGCAAAAGCATTCAATAACAAAAATAGTGCAATGCCAATCTCTTTTGACCATATCTTAAACTCTAGACGTTTTAATGGTTACATGTACAAAGAGGAAAATGTATACGGAGACCGTGAAGTAAAAGATTATATTAAGGATAATGCTTTAATGCAACTTATGGAATCACAACGAATAAAAGACAAAATTCGTAATTTTGAACAAGACATGTGGAATTATTAA